CCGCGGTGGTGACGGCATCGACGGTCACGAAGGAGCGGCCCCGGATGGGCTCGGGCAGCTCGGGCAGCGGCGGGAAGTTGAGCACGCTCGCCCACAGGCTCGTCGCTTGGTCGACGGAGCGCGTCGCCTGGGCCCACGCCTGCAGCACGGCGTGCGCGAAGTCGGCGGGGAACATGATGCGGCCGCCCGCGAGCTCACCAACGAGCGCGAGGTCGAGCTCGATCGCGGTGACGGCGACGTAGCGACCGCCGCCGCCGCGGAGGCCCCACAACAGCTCGGGGTCGGTCGACTCGTCGACCCAGCCGCGCTGCCCGTCGGCCGTCACGACCTCGGCGGCGCGCAGGGCCCCGGCGGCCGCGCCGTACTGGCGGGTCAGCCACGTGTAGCCGCCCTGCAGCACGAGGCCGACGGCCGACACGACCGGGCTCGAACCGGCGAGCGCCGTGAGGCCGGTGCCGTCGAGCGCGGCCTGCAGCTCCCCCATCGAGACGCCGGGTCCGACGATCGCGGTGCGCGCGTCGGGCGACACCTCGAGGCGGCGCAGCGCGCCCGTGCGGATGAGCAGCGTGCCGTCGAGGCGCGAGCTCGCGCCGTGTCCCGGCCCGAGCACGGTGACCCGGATGCCGTGGCGCGACGCGTGGGCGACCGCGGTCTGCACGTCGTCGGCGTCCGCGGCCTCGACGACCGCGATGGGGCGCGCGGCGACGGACACGTTCCACGGCAGCGCCGCGAGGTCGAAGCCGGCGTCGCCGGGGAGGTGGAGGGCGCCCTCGAGGCGCGAGCGCAGCTCGTCGGCCTCGGGCAGCTGGGCGGGCATGGGGTTGGAGGTGGACGTGGGGGTGGAGTCGATGGTCACAGTGGATCCCTGATGTGGTGGTGGACAGGTGGAGGTCAGGCGGAGGTCAGGCCGCGGGGCTGTGCGAGGCGACGAGCTCGACGAGCACTCGCTCGAGCCCCGGGAGGCCCGGAGAGGCGACGATATCCCGGCCGATCGCGGCGCTCTTGGCCTTGTACTCCGGCGCAACGATGACGCAACGTACGGCGTCGCGCACCTGCTCCGGCGTGGGCCGGTCGGTGTGCAGATCGATGCCGACGCCGAACCAGTCGACGCGTGCGGTGACCTCGATCTTGTCCTCGGTGAGGCCCGCGGTGACGAGCGGCACCCCGTGCTCGAGCGCGTAGTGCACGCCGCCGTAGCCGCCGTTGGTGACCATGACATCCGTGAGCGGCAGCAGCTTGTCGTAGGGCAGGTACCGTGCGATGCGGACGTTCGCCGGGTAGTCGCGCACGGGCACCTCGCGGCCGCCCGTGG
The Protaetiibacter sp. SSC-01 genome window above contains:
- a CDS encoding FAD-binding oxidoreductase, translated to MTIDSTPTSTSNPMPAQLPEADELRSRLEGALHLPGDAGFDLAALPWNVSVAARPIAVVEAADADDVQTAVAHASRHGIRVTVLGPGHGASSRLDGTLLIRTGALRRLEVSPDARTAIVGPGVSMGELQAALDGTGLTALAGSSPVVSAVGLVLQGGYTWLTRQYGAAAGALRAAEVVTADGQRGWVDESTDPELLWGLRGGGGRYVAVTAIELDLALVGELAGGRIMFPADFAHAVLQAWAQATRSVDQATSLWASVLNFPPLPELPEPIRGRSFVTVDAVTTAGLDALERVLAPIRAVGPVVHDTVGPRQPSELGAICEEPTDPSPAVQRGVALRELPDAALPVILGAATTPGRFLQVQLRHLSGAPTTRDGFATEVEAEYVVNALTIAPVPEAVTAAENSMEALADVLAPWAGGTLLPSFVATWRDLGDAARPDRIERLVSLARRLDPQGVFTASLDA